Proteins from one Camelina sativa cultivar DH55 chromosome 8, Cs, whole genome shotgun sequence genomic window:
- the LOC104705895 gene encoding probable carboxylesterase 17: protein MATISFSHNHQSSDNRRGGTHHHRHGPVVEEIEGLIKVFNDGCVERPPIVPTVSPTLHPSAKATAFDIKLSNDTSVRVYVPDAAASPSVTLPLLVYFHGGGFCVGSTAWSCYHDFLASLAVKTRCVVVSVNYRLAPEHRLPAAYDDGVSVLSWLVKQQISHGGYSSWVSKCNLSNVLLAGDSAGANIAYQVAVRVTASGKYVNSLNLKGIVLIHPFFGGESRTSSEKQQHHSKSSALTLSASDAYWRLALPRGASRDHPWCNPLVISSAGAKLPTMLVFMAEFDILKDRNLEMCRVMRSHGKRVEGIVHGGVGHAFHILDYSSVSRDRIHDMMCRLHNFIHP from the coding sequence ATGGCAACCATTTCCTTCTCTCACAACCACCAATCCTCAGACAACCGTCGTGGCGGAACCCACCACCACCGTCATGGACCCGTCGTGGAAGAGATCGAAGGGCTCATCAAAGTTTTCAACGACGGATGCGTCGAAAGACCTCCCATAGTCCCCACCGTCTCACCCACTCTTCACCCATCTGCCAAAGCCACAGCCTTTGACATCAAACTATCTAACGACACGTCAGTACGTGTCTACGTCCCCGACGCCGCAGCTTCGCCGTCCGTTACTCTCCCTCTCCTCGTTTACTTCCACGGCGGTGGCTTCTGCGTTGGCTCCACCGCTTGGAGTTGCTACCACGACTTCTTGGCCAGCCTAGCCGTCAAAACACGTTGCGTCGTCGTCTCGGTGAATTACCGTTTAGCTCCTGAACACCGTCTCCCGGCGGCATACGACGACGGCGTTAGCGTCCTCTCGTGGCTAGTTAAGCAACAAATATCTCACGGAGGATATTCTTCTTGGGTGAGTAAATGTAATCTTTCGAACGTTTTGTTGGCCGGAGATAGCGCCGGAGCCAACATAGCTTACCAAGTCGCCGTTAGAGTGACCGCCAGTGGCAAATACGTGAATAGTTTAAACCTCAAGGGCATAGTTCTGATCCACCCTTTCTTCGGCGGCGAATCAAGAACGTCCTCggagaaacaacaacatcactccaagtcaTCGGCTTTGACTCTTTCTGCTTCCGACGCGTATTGGCGCCTGGCTCTGCCACGTGGAGCGAGTAGAGATCATCCTTGGTGTAACCCTCTGGTCATAAGCTCGGCGGGAGCGAAGTTACCAACGATGCTGGTGTTCATGGCGGAGTTTGATATACTAAAAGATAGAAACTTGGAGATGTGTAGAGTGATGAGAAGCCATGGGAAGAGAGTTGAAGGTATTGTTCATGGAGGTGTTGGTCACGCTTTTCATATTCTCGACTACTCGTCGGTGTCACGTGATCGAATCCACGACATGATGTGTCGTCTTCACAACTTCATACATCCATAA